GTATCTCAGAATACTCTGTCTTGTCCCGGAAGCCGTAGAGCTTGAGGTACTCATTTTCCTCTTGAACAACATTACTATCCTGCGTTGCGGTCATGTTATCTACTAATTTTATAACCCAGTAATATGGATGGCTTCTCCATAATATTTAAACCTTTATATCACGGCGGAGTAAGCATGTCAAACTTAGGCAGCGTTCTCCTATAATGTCCGGTTGCATGAAAGGAACAGGACGAGAATGTCGGACCTGGTCGCTGCACCTTTAAATTGCTTGCCTGCGTAATATGCTTGCACACATGCTAATTGCGTAGAGTGGTTTAATGGCAGGTACAAAATTCACCAACGAGTTTACCTACAGGCACTTTCTCGAGTCGGGCAAGGAGCAGGAATTCGATGCACTTTTCGAGCAGGCGATGAAGGAAGCCAGGGCTAGCTTCGGTGCGAAGAACCCCATGTACATAGGCGGAAAGGAAGTGCATGCCAGCGAGCTTCTTGAAGAGCGCTCCCCGATAGACCGCAAAATGCTGATAGGCTACTTCCAGAAGGGCACGAGGGAGCACAGCCGCCTTGCGGTTGCAGAGGCCAAGAAGGCTTTTGCCCAATGGAGCTCCACTAACTACAAGGAGCGCATCACCATCTTCAGGAAGGCAGCCGAGCTGTTTGTGAGGGACAAGTTCAAGCTGGCTGCAGTGCTGAGCTATGAGAACGGCAAATCAAGGTACGAATCTGTCGGTGAGGTAGATGAAGCTATAGACTTCCTGCGCTACTACGCTGATGAGCTGGAGCGCAACAAAGGCTACATACGCAAGACCGCAATCCAACAGAGTTCCGGCAAAGTGCAACTTGGCTTCCAAGGGGCGCCATCTGGCAACGAGCGCATAACAATAACAATGGAGCCATACGGTGTATTCGGCGTCATCGCGCCGTTCAACTTCCCGGTGTCGATATCGGTCGGGATGAGCGTCGGGGCAATGATAACCGGCAATACGGTAGTGTTTAAACCATCGTCAACAGACAACATGTCGATGCTGACAGGCCTTCATATCTACAGGCTCATGAAAGAAAGCGGGGTGCCCGATGGTGTCTTCAATTACGTGACCGGTCCAGGCTCAGAGGTAGGTGACGAGCTGGTCTCAAGCAATGACGTTGCCGGAATAGTGTTTACTGGCTCGAAGTCGACTGGGCTCAAGATGATAGCACGCACCTTCAGCGCCGGGAACCAAAAGGCGTTTATAGTCGAGATGGGCGGCAAAAACCCCGCCATAGTGTCAAAATATGCAGACATTGACAAGGCCGTTGACGGGACTGTGAGCGCAGCATTCGGCTTCGCCGGCCAGAAATGCAGTGCCCTCTCCAGAGTGTACGTGCACGAGTCGATAAAGGAGATTTTCATAAGCAAGCTCCTCGAGCGCACAAGGGCCATAAAAGTGGGCGATCCGCTTGCCAAGGAGAACTACATGGGTCCTCTGATCAGCGAAAGCGCCTACAAGCGCTACGTAGAATCCGTAGAGAAGGCGAAGGCATCAGGCCGCATGCTCTATGGCGGGAACCGGGTAGCTACAAGCCTGGACGGCTTCTATGTCGAGCCCGTCATAGTTGAGCTAAGGCACGAGCACGAGCTGGTGCATACCGAGCTCTTTCTGCCGTTCCTGACCATAGAAACATACAATGAGTTCAGGGACGCGCTCAGGATGGCAAATGACGTCGAATACGGCCTCACGGCAGGCCTCTACTCAAAGAACAGGCGTGAAATAAAGGAGTTTGCTGAGGGCATCCAGGCAGGTACTGTCTACATAAACCGCGGCACCAGCGCAACAACGGGCGCCATAGTCGGCATGCACACGTTCGTTGGCTGGAAGGGCAGCGGCCTTACCGGCAAGGGAACGGGCAGCAGGCACTACCTATCACAGTTCATGAGAGAGAAAAGTGTCTCCCTTACCGAATGAGTGGTGTGCATGGGGCTGCTGAGCTTTATACAACGCCGGCAGAGGTACAGGACGGCAAGCATATCGATCGGCGGGGCAAGGCTACGCGCGCTTATAGCCGACACGATGCTGAAGCGCATGATAGGGCTTATGTATATGGATGAGCTAGCGCCAAACAGCTGCATGCTTTTCACTTTTGACTCCGATGGCAAGCCGGGCATATGGATGCGCAACATGCGCTTTCCGATAGACATACTCTGGCTTGATTCACAAAAACGCGTAATCGACATGTTTGAGAACGCAAGGCCATGCCGTGGTCTGACCTGCAAAACGATGTACCCATCTAGGCAAGCAAGGTACGTAGTTGAGACAAATTTAGGGTTTGTAAAGCGTAGAAAATTAAAGATCGGCGCGAAGGCCTCATTCAGAATTAGCAA
The Candidatus Marsarchaeota archaeon genome window above contains:
- a CDS encoding aldehyde dehydrogenase family protein, with the translated sequence MAGTKFTNEFTYRHFLESGKEQEFDALFEQAMKEARASFGAKNPMYIGGKEVHASELLEERSPIDRKMLIGYFQKGTREHSRLAVAEAKKAFAQWSSTNYKERITIFRKAAELFVRDKFKLAAVLSYENGKSRYESVGEVDEAIDFLRYYADELERNKGYIRKTAIQQSSGKVQLGFQGAPSGNERITITMEPYGVFGVIAPFNFPVSISVGMSVGAMITGNTVVFKPSSTDNMSMLTGLHIYRLMKESGVPDGVFNYVTGPGSEVGDELVSSNDVAGIVFTGSKSTGLKMIARTFSAGNQKAFIVEMGGKNPAIVSKYADIDKAVDGTVSAAFGFAGQKCSALSRVYVHESIKEIFISKLLERTRAIKVGDPLAKENYMGPLISESAYKRYVESVEKAKASGRMLYGGNRVATSLDGFYVEPVIVELRHEHELVHTELFLPFLTIETYNEFRDALRMANDVEYGLTAGLYSKNRREIKEFAEGIQAGTVYINRGTSATTGAIVGMHTFVGWKGSGLTGKGTGSRHYLSQFMREKSVSLTE
- a CDS encoding DUF192 domain-containing protein; amino-acid sequence: MGLLSFIQRRQRYRTASISIGGARLRALIADTMLKRMIGLMYMDELAPNSCMLFTFDSDGKPGIWMRNMRFPIDILWLDSQKRVIDMFENARPCRGLTCKTMYPSRQARYVVETNLGFVKRRKLKIGAKASFRISN